A genomic region of Pseudomonas abietaniphila contains the following coding sequences:
- a CDS encoding LysR family transcriptional regulator, whose amino-acid sequence MLNKRHLPSVTALQCFEAVTRHLSFTRAAEELNLTQSAVSKQVAQLEELVQHLLFRRVRRRLQLTPAGALYLAEVRKVLTQMEMSTHFLRSYGGETEVLRVSTPSTFGARWLVPRLKGWRLRHPHIHLDLVNEQESDDLAQNRCDMSFYFGQGARPGAESVKLFSEELVPVCAPGSLPDEPFTDPTQLADLVLLQNAHRPQAWHEWFEDQGYQTEHSYHGPRFETFYMCIRAAQVGCGVALLPRFLVEEELADGKLIIPWPHALPSRDAYYLAYPEHAAEVPKIRVFVEWMLEQLDQPTPQ is encoded by the coding sequence ATGCTGAACAAACGCCACTTGCCCTCCGTCACGGCGCTGCAATGTTTCGAAGCGGTGACCCGGCACCTGAGTTTTACCCGAGCCGCCGAAGAGCTGAACCTCACGCAAAGTGCGGTCAGCAAACAAGTGGCGCAGCTCGAAGAACTGGTCCAGCACCTGTTGTTCAGACGCGTGCGCCGACGCCTGCAACTGACGCCCGCCGGTGCGTTGTATCTGGCCGAAGTACGCAAAGTGCTCACGCAGATGGAGATGTCCACGCACTTCCTGCGCTCCTACGGCGGCGAAACCGAAGTCCTGCGTGTGTCCACACCTTCGACCTTCGGCGCACGCTGGCTGGTCCCACGCCTCAAAGGCTGGCGCCTGCGTCATCCGCACATACACCTGGACCTCGTCAACGAACAGGAAAGCGACGATCTGGCGCAGAACCGCTGCGACATGTCGTTCTACTTCGGCCAGGGCGCGCGACCGGGCGCCGAAAGCGTAAAGCTGTTCAGTGAGGAACTGGTCCCGGTTTGCGCCCCGGGCAGTCTGCCCGACGAGCCCTTCACCGACCCGACTCAACTGGCCGACCTCGTCCTGCTGCAGAACGCCCATCGCCCGCAGGCCTGGCATGAATGGTTCGAGGATCAGGGTTATCAGACCGAACACAGCTACCACGGCCCGCGCTTCGAGACCTTCTACATGTGCATCCGCGCCGCGCAGGTTGGCTGCGGCGTCGCGCTGTTGCCACGGTTTCTGGTTGAAGAAGAACTGGCAGACGGCAAGCTGATCATTCCCTGGCCACACGCGCTCCCCAGCCGCGACGCGTACTACCTGGCGTACCCGGAGCATGCGGCCGAAGTGCCGAAGATTCGGGTGTTCGTGGAGTGGATGCTGGAGCAATTGGACCAGCCTACGCCGCAGTGA